In Vicia villosa cultivar HV-30 ecotype Madison, WI unplaced genomic scaffold, Vvil1.0 ctg.003769F_1_1, whole genome shotgun sequence, a single window of DNA contains:
- the LOC131641459 gene encoding embryonic protein DC-8-like, producing MASSKEFKEDRAEAAAKLAAKDIGEVNRTNEREQGYNLRSEAQFKQARAEAAAKLAAKDLEDVNKARESGFNAREEKKPGFIGSMFNAAKEAVVGRSNQPHENVRESSDYGAEKAGTANKAGVYADYAAEKAREAKDATSKAGQYADNAAEKARGAKDATNKAGQYAGSAAENVRGAKDATDKAGRYAADAAEKARGAQDATSKTGEYADYAAEKARVAKDATDKTGQYAANAAEKARGAKDVTDKAEEYAEYAAVKAKEAKAWEEKQKFAAEKARENEQRYAAEKAREAEAEESRRHAAEKAREAKDAAANKAGEFRDYTAEKAKEGKDATVGKLGELKESAADAAKRAMGFFAGKKDETKEMPHESEEDARMRMGDLRMEGGGRAREKVVVEVDESRPGVVADGLRAAAATGVNKSDMGRLEEEGTVHVELRRERK from the exons ATGGCATCAAGTAAAGAATTCAAGGAAGACAGAGCCGAAGCAGCAGCAAAGCTAGCAGCAAAAGACATCGGTGAAGTAAACAGAACAAACGAAAGAGAACAAGGTTACAATCTTCGGTCTGAAGCACAGTTCAAACAAGCACGAGCTGAAGCAGCAGCGAAACTCGCTGCTAAGGATCTTGAAGACGTTAATAAAGCAAGAGAAAGTGGATTCAATGCACGAGAAGAGAAGAAACCAGGTTTTATTGGTTCAATGTTCAATGCAGCGAAAGAAGCTGTTGTTGGAAGGAGTAACCAACCTCATGAAAATGTGAGAGAAAGTTCAGATTATGGTGCAGAGAAAGCCGGGACTGCGAATAAAGCTGGAGTGTATGCGGATTATGCTGCAGAGAAAGCACGGGAAGCGAAAGATGCTACTAGTAAAGCTGGACAGTATGCTGATAATGCTGCAGAGAAGGCGCGAGGAGCGAAAGATGCTACTAACAAAGCAGGGCAGTATGCTGGTAGTGCTGCAGAGAATGTAAGAGGAGCCAAAGATGCTACTGATAAAGCAGGGCGTTATGCTGCTGATGCTGCAGAGAAAGCGAGAGGAGCGCAAGATGCTACCAGTAAAACAGGAGAGTATGCTGATTATGCTGCAGAGAAAGCGAGAGTAGCGAAAGATGCTACCGATAAAACAGGACAGTATGCTGCTAATGCTGCAGAGAAGGCAAGAGGAGCAAAAGATGTTACTGATAAAGCAGAAGAGTATGCTGAATATGCCGCAGTGAAAGCCAAGGAAGCGAAAGCGTGGGAGGAGAAACAGAAGTTTGCTGCAGAGAAAGCAAGGGAAAATGAACAAAGGTATGCTGCAGAGAAGGCGAGGGAAGCGGAAGCAGAGGAGTCCAGAAGGCATGCTGCAGAGAAGGCAAGGGAAGCTAAAGATGCTGCAGCGAATAAAGCTGGAGAGTTTAGAGATTATACTGCTGAGAAAGCTAAAGAAGGGAAAGATGCTACTGTAGGGAAGCTTGGGGAGTTGAAGGAATCTGCTGCTGATGCTGCTAAAAGAGCTATGGGTTTCTTTGCTGGGAAGAAAGATGAAACTAAG GAAATGCCTCATGAGAGTGAGGAAGATGCGAGGATGAGAATGGGTGATTTGAGGATGGAAGGAGGAGGGAGGGCTAGAGAGAAAGTGGTGGTGGAGGTGGATGAGAGTCGTCCCGGAGTGGTGGCGGATGGGTTGAGGGCAGCAGCGGCAACGGGAGTGAATAAGAGTGATATGGGACGTTTGGAGGAAGAAGGCACAGTTCATGTTGAGCTTCGTCGTGAGAGAAAATGA